The Ranitomeya variabilis isolate aRanVar5 unplaced genomic scaffold, aRanVar5.hap1 Scaffold_383, whole genome shotgun sequence genome window below encodes:
- the LOC143790457 gene encoding odorant receptor 131-2-like codes for MNLEVLRTSVFIPTFLCFFFFLYFIAVMLSIFLKSPSARESARYVLFAHMLINDTVYLALGIFLFAFYFYPITFPVPFCYILVIMSSTTLKVTPFNLAAMSLERYIAICYPLRHGEFCTVHRCGIAILVMWTIVLIPHIVDVIILIFSVERAYFLLYLKCGRINLGFTPAQEIIRVFSNAFTFSLVGLIIIFTYAKIMMVAVKMNSGKASASKAGKTIILHAFQLLLCMTSLTYRIVEMQFLDNIVLLAIIIFCFFMCLPRLISPLIYGIRDELFSSNMKKYFFCNRLKMSFRKS; via the coding sequence ATGAACCTAGAGGTCCTGAGAACAAGTGTTTTTATCCCGACGTTCCTCTGCTTCTTTTTCTTCTTGTATTTCATAGCTGTGATGTTGAGCATCTTCCTCAAGAGTCCGAGTGCTCGGGAAAGTGCCCGCTATGTCCTGTTTGCCCACATGCTTATTAATGACACTGTGTATCTCGCTCTTGGAATTTTTCTCTTTGCGTTTTACTTTTATCCAATCACTTTTCCCGTGCCCTTCTGTTACATTCTCGTCATAATGTCTTCGACGACTCTGAAGGTCACGCCATTCAACCTGGCAGCCATGTCCTTGGAGCGCTACATAGCCATATGCTACCCGCTAAGACACGGAGAGTTCTGCACAGTGCACAGGTGCGGTATCGCTATTTTGGTCATGTGGACCATAGTCCTGATTCCCCACATTGTGGACGTCATTATTCTCATCTTTTCGGTTGAGAGAGCCTATTTCCTACTTTATTTAAAATGTGGCCGAATAAATCTCGGATTCACCCCGGCACAGGAAATTATTCGAGTTTTTTCAAATGCTTTTACTTTTTCCTTGGTCGGACTAATCATCATATTCACCTATGCCAAGATCATGATggtggctgtgaagatgaactccgGTAAAGCCTCAGCCTCCAAAGCTGGGAAAACCATCATACTCCACGCGTTTCAGCTCCTGCTGTGCATGACGTCTCTTACCTACAGAATTGTGGAAATGCAGTTCTTAGATAATATAGTACTGCTGGCCATCATCATTTTTTGCTTTTTCATGTGTCTTCCGAGGCTTATTAGTCCTTTGATATACGGTATAAGGGATGAGCTGTTCTCTAgtaacatgaaaaaatattttttctgcaatAGGCTGAAGATGTCTTTTAGAAAGTCTTAA